The Salvia splendens isolate huo1 unplaced genomic scaffold, SspV2 ctg970, whole genome shotgun sequence genome contains a region encoding:
- the LOC121791929 gene encoding uncharacterized protein LOC121791929, translating into MDGSFNESNGKAEGGGLIRDHSGRLLVAFALPLTAHSALEAELLAMHHGLIMAKEFVKPIWLEADAEQAIKLVEGKGWGHAHIRQAMVHIALHKPHLTLRTTFIHREGNKAADYLAKMGLELSSRQVWNAQAAPIGLKDIIRMEQMGIPNIRVWEQDVEHE; encoded by the coding sequence ATGGATGGTTCTTTTAATGAATCAAACGGAAAAGCCGAGGGGGGAGGCCTCATACGGGACCATTCGGGTAGGTTACTTGTAGCCTTTGCGTTACCGCTAACCGCACATTCAGCTCTTGAGGCCGAGTTACTAGCCATGCACCATGGCTTGATAATGGCTAAGGAATTCGTGAAACCAATTTGGCTCGAAGCGGATGccgagcaagcaatcaaattagTGGAAGGAAAAGGCTGGGGGCATGCACACATCCGCCAGGCCATGGTGCACATAGCCCTACACAAGCCCCACCTAACACTCCGTACCACCTTCATTCACCGAGAAGGAAATAAGGCGGCCGACTACCTTGCGAAGATGGGATTGGAGTTAAGCAGTAGACAAGTTTGGAACGCCCAAGCCGCGCCGATAGGCCTCAAGGATATCATCCGAATGGAGCAAATGGGGATCCCCAATATTCGAGTCTGGGAACAAGATGTAGAGCATGAGTAG